In Gossypium raimondii isolate GPD5lz chromosome 12, ASM2569854v1, whole genome shotgun sequence, a single window of DNA contains:
- the LOC105764395 gene encoding histidine kinase 4, translated as MGLKLQQSQHQHHSVAVKVNEQMGTKRGYTFIQANRAWLPKFLLLWVMVMAFLSTWIYKKMDADNKVRRKEVLSSMCDERARMLQDQFSVSVNHVHALAILISTFHYYKNPSAIDQDTFAEYTARTAFERPLLSGVAYAERVVHSKREEFERQHGWTIKTMQREPSPIRDEYAPVIFSQETVSYIESLDMMSGEEDRENILRAGASGKAVLTRPFRLLGSHHLGVVLTFPVYKSKLPLRPTVAERIGATAGYLGGAFDVESLVENLLGQLAGNQAILVNVYDVTNSSDHLIMYGHQNQDGDLALLHESKLDFGDPFRKHTMICRYHQKAPTSWTALTTAFLFFVICLLVGYILYGAAIHIVKVEDDFHEMQELKVRAEAADVAKSQFLATVSHEIRTPMNGILGMLALLLDTDLSSTQRDYAQTAQVCGKALITLINEVLDRAKIEAGKLEMETVPFDLRSILDDVLSLFSEKSRNKGVELAVFVSDKVPEMVMGDPGRFRQIITNLVGNSVKFTERGHIFVKVHLAENSKPMAEAKAETCLNGGSDEGVLVSSARQFKTLSGYEAADERNSWDSFKYLVADEESRYNASINMPLAGETSQNVTLMVSVEDTGIGIPLIAQDRVFMPFMQADSSTSRNYGGTGIGLSITKCLVELMGGHISFVSRPQVGSTFSFTAAFGRCKKASFSDTKKSNTEDLPSSFQGLKAIVVDGKPVRAAVTRYHLKRLGMLVEVGSSVKMAASACGKNGSSCGTKNQPDIILVEKDSWLSGEDGGLSLGMLDRKQNGHVFKLPKMILLATNITNAELEKAKAAGFSDTTIMKPVRASMVAACLQQVLGIGKKRQAGKDMLNGSLVLRSLLYRKKILVVDDNMVNRRVAAGALKKFGAAVECADSGKAALKLLQIPHYFDACFMDIQMPEMDGFEATRRIRKMESQANEQINGGSIDEESARKGKWHVPILAMTADVIHATYDECLKCGMDGYVSKPFEEENLYQAVAKFFKAKPMSEL; from the exons ATGGGTCTAAAGTTGCAACAGAGCCAGCACCAGCACCACTCGGTGGCTGTCAAAGTGAATGAACAAATGGGGACCAAAAGAGGGTACACATTTATTCAGgctaacagagcttggttaccAAAATTTCTTTTGCTTTGGGTAATGGTGATGGCTTTTTTGAGCACTTGGATCTACAAAAAGATGGATGCTGACAACAAAGTAAGGAGGAAGGAAGTATTGAGTAGCATGTGTGATGAGAGGGCAAGGATGTTGCAAGATCAATTCAGTGTTAGCGTTAACCATGTTCATGCCTTGGCCATCCTTATTTCCACTTTTCATTACTACAAGAATCCATCTGCTATTGATCAG GATACTTTTGCTGAGTACACTGCAAGAACTGCATTTGAGAGGCCATTGCTTAGTGGGGTGGCCTATGCAGAAAGAGTAGTGCATTCAAAGAGGGAGGAATTTGAGAGGCAGCATGGCTGGACAATAAAAACAATGCAGAGGGAACCTTCTCCGATTCGAGATGAATATGCTCCGGTGATATTCTCTCAAGAAACTGTATCTTATATCGAATCACTTGATATGATGTCAGGGGAG GAAGACCGAGAAAACATCTTAAGGGCTGGGGCTTCCGGGAAAGCCGTCCTAACTAGACCCTTCAGGCTTCTTGGTTCTCATCATCTTGGTGTTGTTTTGACGTTCCCTGTCTACAAATCCAAGCTCCCACTGAGGCCAACTGTGGCAGAGCGCATTGGAGCAACTGCTGG ATACCTTGGTGGAGCCTTCGATGTGGAGTCCCTTGTTGAGAATCTGCTCGGGCAACTTGCTGGAAATCAGGCGATACTAGTGAATGTGTATGATGTTACTAACTCTTCTGATCACCTGATCATGTATGGTCACCAAAATCAAGATGGTGACTTGGCTTTGTTGCATGAAAGTAAGCTCGATTTCGGAGATCCATTCAGGAAGCATACAATGATATGTAG ATATCATCAGAAGGCACCAACATCGTGGACAGCACTCACCACCGCTTTCTTATTCTTTGTTATCTGCTTATTAGTTGGTTATATCTTATATGGTGCCGCAATACACATTGTTAAAGTCGAAGATGATTTCCACGAAATGCAAGAACTGAAGGTTCGAGCAGAAGCTGCAGATGTTGCCAAATCACAG TTTCTGGCAACAGTTTCTCATGAAATTAGGACTCCCATGAATGGCATCCTTG GGATGCTTGCTTTGCTTTTAGATACGGATTTAAGTTCAACTCAAAGGGATTATGCTCAGACTGCTCAAGTCTGTGGAAAGGCACTGATAACATTGATAAATGAGGTGCTTGACCGGGCAAAAATTGAAGCTGGAAAGTTGGAGATGGAAACTGTCCCCTTTGATCTTCGATCTATCCTAGATGATGTGCTCTCTTTATTTTCTGAGAAGTCTAGAAACAAAGGTGTTGAG CTGGCGGTCTTTGTTTCGGATAAAGTTCCGGAAATGGTTATGGGGGATCCAGGAAGATTTAGACAGATTATTACGAATCTTGTTGGGAACTCTGTTAAA TTTACAGAACGGGGACACATATTTGTTAAAGTTCATCTAGCAGAAAACTCGAAGCCCATGGCAGAGGCAAAAGCTGAAACTTGTTTGAATGGAGGATCAGATGAAGGTGTGCTGGTATCAAGTGCGCGCCAGTTCAAAACCTTAAGTGGTTATGAAGCAGCGGATGAGCGCAACAGTTGGGATTCCTTCAAGTATTTAGTTGCTGATGAAGAATCGCGATATAATGCCTCGATAAACATGCCACTTGCTGGTGAAACTTCTCAGAATGTCACTTTGATGGTATCTGTGGAAGATACAGGTATTGGGATCCCTTTAATTGCCCAGGATAGGGTTTTCATGCCATTTATGCAGGCAGATAGTTCGACTTCGAGAAATTACGGTGGGACAGGTATAGGCTTGAGCATTACCAAGTGTTTGGTTGAGCTAATGGGTGGTCACATAAGCTTTGTTAGCCGGCCACAAGTTGGAAGCACATTCTCATTTACTGCAGCTTTCGGGAGATGTAAAAAAGCTTCATTTAGTGATACCAAAAAATCCAATACCGAAGATCTTCCTTCCAGTTTCCAAGGATTGAAAGCAATAGTAGTTGACGGGAAACCAGTTAGAGCTGCTGTAACCCGATACCACTTGAAGAGGCTCGGTATGCTGGTTGAAGTTGGAAGTAGTGTAAAGATGGCAGCTTCTGCATGTGGGAAAAATGGCTCTTCATGCGG AACTAAAAACCAGCCGGATATAATTCTTGTTGAGAAGGATTCATGGCTTTCTGGCGAGGATGGCGGTTTGAGTTTAGGGATGTTGGACCGGAAGCAGAATGGACATGTGTTTAAGTTGCCTAAGATGATTCTTCTTGCGACGAATATTACGAATGCTGAGCTTGAGAAAGCAAAGGCGGCTGGTTTTTCAGATACTACAATTATGAAACCAGTGAGGGCAAGTATGGTGGCTGCATGTCTTCAACAGGTGCTTGGGATAGGGAAGAAGAGGCAGGCAGGAAAAGATATGTTGAATGGGTCCTTGGTCCTTCGGAGTCTACTTTACAGGAAGAAAATTTTAGTAGTCGATGACAATATGGTAAATCGGAGAGTTGCTGCTGGTGCATTGAAGAAGTTTGGAGCTGCTGTAGAATGTGCCGACAGTGGAAAAGCTGCACTAAAACTTCTTCAGATTCCACACTATTTTGATGCTTGCTTCATGGACATTCAGATGCCGGAAATGGACGG GTTTGAGGCAACTCGTCGGATACGAAAGATGGAGAGCCAAGCAAATGAACAGATCAACGGAGGCAGCATAGATGAAGAGTCTGCCCGGAAAGGCAAGTGGCATGTCCCGATATTAGCCATGACAGCCGATGTAATACATGCCACCTATGATGAGTGCCTGAAATGTGGGATGGATGGATATGTCTCGAAGCCCTTCGAGGAAGAAAATCTCTACCAGGCAGTAGCCAAGTTCTTCAAAGCCAAACCAATGTCGGAATTGTAG
- the LOC105762207 gene encoding LOW QUALITY PROTEIN: uncharacterized protein LOC105762207 (The sequence of the model RefSeq protein was modified relative to this genomic sequence to represent the inferred CDS: inserted 2 bases in 1 codon; substituted 1 base at 1 genomic stop codon): protein MDQRLEKLEGFQKEMQDQLQQQMKEQLEKIQQSLMDKMEESQGSMITKLTRLLTEGKDKGKNPVTSIEEEDEDGLHYPPGFTPLHVQHQAEGYPRKSSVTIRPQQVQADASRSMNFQIESGSSPENNTANPIVPDFDEAVEREKTKEELPKQFEERWKWIEEKFKAMETTEGCHGMDAKDLSLVPDLVLPYKFKMPNFEKYNGTTCPEAHITMFCRRMTGHVNNDQLLIHCFQDSLTGAASKWYNHLSRAKISSWRDLAQAFMKQYGHVAEMIPDRITLQNMEKKSNEGFRQYAQRWREVAVQVQPPLLEREMTMLFVNTLKAPFITHMLGSATKNFADIVMSGEMIESAIKSGKIDVGDNPRKVVTGQQGSSKQESGTRPSNERPQFTPIPMSYKELYQNLFNAHVVAPFYLTPLQPPYPKWYDANAQCDYHAGVTGHSIEHCTAFKKFVEKLLQMGVVKIDDSSGTENPLPKHNDAGVNMVGEGTGKKVKKNIAEVKIPLRRVWKEMVGRRLIVSDLVEGGKTQNYCEFHQEVGHEIQKCEKFRALIQSMMDIGEIEFFEEEERKENIYASESETRIPKIIISRPRVTEVKAQMTPKIVIQKPVKFLYKDNKKVPWNYECEYYGRIDDQTESVEEKVIAAEQKKEKKAELRPLINEPIKEEEATEFLKFLKHSEYSMVKQLHKQPTHISVLSLLMNSELHRNTLMKALNEAYVASDISVNQLGRLVNNISADNFIFFNDDKIPSGGMGSTKALHITARCKGSLVSGVLIDNGSALNVLPLSTINRLPVDSSHMKACQNVVRAFDGTERKVLGRIEIPLLIGPNTYEVDFIVMDIKPSYNCLLGRPWIHSAGAVPSTLHQKLKLVTEGRLVTINAEESIIASVTSNAPYVETDEEVVECSFQTLEFINTTFIAEGNRIPVPKISKTTRMGLQLMVGRGAVPGKGLGRDLQGRVEAPVMKEKFDRFGLGYRPNVKQRRREIERRHERRKARLSGIEVSWEPMVFPHISKTFVSGGFIHTEQRVLEVEGVEEILGDVHINALDTIGRETWLEIRPYEPGNDLDNWTAEEIPVVFRACSESPDINDMNEAASDSESPLERDRCLEGSQSFEDDVDCDVSPDLLRIVEEEDKQILPHKESLEIVSLEEGKEVKIGTDISAKTRQDLIELLXEFKDVFAWSYQDMPGLSTDIVVHRLPIKEDCKPVQQKLRRMRPDIVLKIKEEVKKQFDAGFLQEVKYSEWVANVVPVPKKDGKVRMCVDYRDLNKASPKDNFPLPHIDTLVDNTAGYSLFSFMDDFSGYNQIKMHPEDMIKTTFITLWGTFCYKVMPFGLKNAGATYQRAMVTLFHDMMHKEIEVYVDDMIAKSRTEEEHVQVLRKLFXEIKKFPLKLNPTKCTFGARSGKLLGFIVSGKGIEVDPDKVRAIRDLPPPHTQKEVRGFLGRLNYISRFISQLTEKCDPLFRLLKKHNPGVWDEDCQKAFGKIKQYLSNPPVLSPPNPDRPLILYLTVFDKSMGCVLGQRDETGRKERAIYYLSKKFTDCEARYSAIEKLCCALVWTTRRLRQYMLYHTTLLISKLDPLKYMMESTALNGRMARWQILLSEFDIVYVSQKAVKGSAKADFLASRALVDYEPLNFDFPNEDLMYVATTEENSQMDQVWKLNFDGASNAVGNRIGAVLISPSGDHYPFASKLDFDCTNNMAEYEACIMGVRAANERKIKVLEVYGDSVLVIYQLKGEWETRDSKLISYRKMVLELMDEFDDVTFYYLPRDENQMADALATLASLIRVNRLEDMKPIQISISEAPAHCYNVEEEEKDDHPWYLNILRYIKNREYPDHATENDKRALIRLAIDYVLDGEILYKKRKDQVLLRCVDAVEARKILEEVHEGICGTHANGFTMARQIMRFGYYWSTLERDCISYAKKCHKCQIYGDKIHAPPSLLHAASYANITKSAVSKFLKKEIICRYGMPERIISDNALNLNNSAIAEMTETYRDWNEKLPFALFAYRTSVRTSTGATPFSLVYGMEAVLPIKIEIPSLRVLSELKLDEADWVQSRYDQLNLIEGKRLKVIQRWSMYQKRMMRAYNKKVRPREFNEGELLRWSDEEINPISRVTASGLTSESYLSEVTERSHPILSPEVAIERINIQILSLRGCESDRIRSYFSEITGNSVRNQSYLPVAMERINIQILSFRGCESDRIRSYFSGLQRTAKKLILSHRVTMSGLTSDLIFPRLRERSHPILFLRSCGNRRRNQSYLPGCGEWINIQILSF, encoded by the exons atggaccaaaggttggaaaaGCTCGAAGggttccaaaaagaaatgcaagatcagcTTCAACAGCAAATGAAGGAACAACTCGAGAAGATTCAACAAAGTTTGATGGATAAAATGGAGGAATCACAAGGAAGTATGATAACAAAGTTAACGCGATTGTTAACCGAAGGGAAAGATAAGGGAAAGAACCCTGTAACAAGtattgaagaggaagatgagGATGGACTCCACTATCCTCCAGGCTTCACTCCTTTACATGTGCAGCACCAAGCGGAAGGGTACCCGCGTAAATCTTCTGTTACGATTAGGCCTCAGCAAGTTCAAGCCGATGCTTCAAGGTCGATGAATTTTCAAATCGAATCAGGCTCAAGTCCTGAGAATAATACTGCCAATCCTATTGTTCCTGATTTCGATGAAGCAGTTGaaagagagaaaacaaaagaagaattaCCAAAGCAATTTGAAGAAAGATGGAAGTGGATTGAGGAGAAATTCAAAGCGATGGAGACTACTGAAGGATGTCATGGGATGGATGCTAAGGATTTAAGTTTGGTGCCAGATTTGGTGCTTCCGTACAAGTTTAAAATGCCGAATTTTGAGAAGTATAATGGGACCACTTGCCCTGAAGCCCACATTACTATGTTTTGTAGGCGAATGACTGGGCATGTCAATAACGACCAGTTATTGatacattgttttcaggatagcctcacaggggctgCGTCAAAATGGTATAATCATTTAAGCCGTGCTAAGATTAGCTCTTGGAGGGATTTAGCACAGGCTTTTATGAAGCAGTACGGTCATGTGGCAGAAATGATTCCTGATAGGATTACCTTACAGAACATGGAGAAAAAGTCGAATGAAGGTTTTAGACAATATGCTCAGAGGTGGAGAGAGGTGGCAGTGCAGGTCCAGCCACCGCTTCTTGAAAGAGAAATGACTATGCTTTTTGTAAACACGCTAAAGGCCCCTTTTATCACACACATGCTAGGCAGTGCCACGAAAAATTTTGCTGATATAGTCATGAGTGGTGAGATGATTGAAAGTGCTATAAAGAGCGGGAAGATTGATGTTGGAGATAAC ccGAGGAAGGTGGTGACAGGTCAACAGGGTTCATCAAAACAGGAATCTGGTACAAGGCCAAGTAATGAGAGGCCTCAGTTTACACCCATTCCTATGTCGTACAAAGAGTTGTATCAGAATTTATTTAACGCGCACGTTGTTGCCCCATTTTATTTGACCCCCTTACAGCCTCCATATCCTAAATGGTATGACGCaaatgcacaatgcgattacCATGCAGGAGTTACGGGGCACTCCATAGAGCATTGTActgcttttaaaaagtttgttGAGAAGTTACTTCAGATGGGCGTTGTCAAGATAGATGATTCATCAGGTACggaaaatccattacccaaaCATAATGATGCAGGGGTAAACATGGTAGGTGAAGGTACAGGGAAGAAGGTCAAGAAGAATATTGCTGAGGTAAAGATCCCTTTGAGGAGGGTTTGGAAGGAAATGGTAGGAAGAAGATTGATTGTTTCAGATTTAGTGGAGGGTGGCAAGACCCAAAATTATTGTGAGTTCCATCAGGAGGTGGGAcatgaaattcaaaaatgtGAGAAGTTCAGAGCTCTGATCCAGAGCATGATGGATATTGGAGAAATAGAGTTTTTTgaagaggaagaaagaaaagaaaatatatacgCATCGGAGTCAGAGACGAGGATTCCGAAGATAATCATCTCGCGCCCAAGAGTTACTGAAGTTAAGGCACAAATGACACCAAAGATTGTTATTCAAAAGCCGGTGAAGTTTCTATATAAGGATAACAAGAAGGTCCCTTGGAATTATGAATGCGAG TATTATGGTCGGATAGATGATCAGACAGAATCGGTGGAGGAAAAAGTTATTGCAGCTGagcaaaagaaagagaagaaggcTGAATTAAGGCCATTGATTAATGAGCCAATAAAGGAGGAAGAAGCCActgaattcttgaaatttctGAAACACAGTGAGTATAGCATGGTAAAGCAGCTACATAAGCAGCCAACTCATATATCTGTGTTGTCTTTGCTCATGAATTCAGAGTTACATCGAAATACGTTGATGAAGGCTTTAAATGAAGCGTACGTGGCAAGTGATATTTCTGTCAACCAATTGGGTCGGTTGGTGAACAATATAAGCGctgataattttatcttctttaacGACGACAAAATACCATCTGGAGGTATGGGGTCCACGAAAGCTCTGCACATTACTGCTCGGTGTAAAGGAAGTTTGGTTTCGGGAGTTTTAATCGATAATGGGTCTGCATTGAATGTACTGCCCTTATCTACTATCAATAGGCTACCTGTAGATAGCTCACATATGAAAGCATGTCAAAACGTGGTAAGGGCGTTCGATGGAACGGAAAGAAAGGTTTTGGGGAGAATTGAGATACCGTTGCTGATTGGCCCGAATACTTATGAAGTAGATTTCATTGTAATGGATATCAAGCCTTCATATAATTGTTTATTGGGCAGACCTTGGATACATTCGGCAGGGGCCGTACCCTCAACGCTGCATCAGAAGTTAAAATTGGTGACAGAAGGACGGTTAGTGACAATAAATGCCGAGGAAAGTATTATTGCGTCAGTGACCAGCAATGCACCATATGTGGAGACGGACGAAGAGGTGGTGGAATGTTCTTTCCAGACTTTAGAGTTTAttaatacaacatttattgcTGAGGGGAATAGAATTCCAGTACCAAAGATATCCAAGACTACAAGAATGGGCCTTCAATTAATGGTGGGAAGAGGAGCTGTACCCGGAAAAGGTTTGGGAAGAGATTTGCAAGGAAGAGTTGAAGCACCAGTGATGAAAGAAAAGTTTGATCGCTTTGGTCTGGGTTATAGACCAAATGTAAAACAAAGAAGAAGGGAAATAGAGAGAAGACATGAGAGAAGAAAGGCACGCCTGAGTGGAATTGAAGTTAGTTGGGAGCCTATGGTTTTTCCTCATATATCCAAGACCTTCGTGTCAGGAGGGTTTATTCATACGGAACAAAGAGTGCTTGAGGTGGAAGGTGTTGAAGAAATATTAGGAgatgttcacatcaatgccctAGACACGATTGGAAGAGAGACTTGGCTAGAGATTCGCCCTTACGAGCCTGGAAATGATCtagacaattggactgcggaagagattcctgtagtttttagagcttgtTCAGA gtccccagatatcaatgatatgaatGAAGCTGCTTCAGACTCAGAATCACCTCTCGAACGAGATAGGTGTTTAGAAGGATCACAGAGTTTTGAAGATGACGTAGACTGTGATGTATCTCCGGACTTATTGAGAATAGTAGAAGAGGAGGATAAACAAATCTTACCTCATAAAGAATCATTGGAGATTGTGAGTCTAGAGGAGGGAAAGGAGGTAAAGATTGGAACTGACATTTCTGCCAAAACAAGGcaagacctcattgagttactctgagaattcaaagatgtctttgcatGGTCGTATCAAGATATGCCTGGGTTGAGCACTGATATTGTGGTGCACCGTCTTCccataaaagaggattgcaagCCGGTTCAGCAGAAActcagaagaatgaggcctgacATTGTGCTAAAGATAAAAGAGGAAGTCAAGAAACAGTTTGACGCTGGTTTCTTGCAAGAAGTTAAgtattcagaatgggtagctaATGTTGTCCCTGTCCCTAAGAAAGACGGGAAGGtgcgaatgtgtgtggattacagAGACTTGAACAAAGCTAgtccaaaagataattttccgTTGCCTCACATTGATACTTTGGTAGATAATACTGCAGGctattcattgttttctttcatggacgaTTTTTCTGgatataatcaaataaagatgcaccCAGAAGATATGATAAAGACCACATTTATCACTTTATGGGGAACGTtctgttataaagtgatgccctttggattaaagaatgcgggagcaacTTATCAAAGAGCTATGGTAACTTtatttcatgacatgatgcacaaggagattgaggtttatgttgacgatatgattgcaaaatctagaACAGAAGAGGAGCATGTTCAAGTCTTGcgaaaattatt tgagattAAGAAATTTCCACTCAAGCTTAATCCAACAAAGTGCACTTTTGGAGCTAGATCGGGGAAGTTGttgggcttcatagtcagtgggaaaggaattgaagttgaTCCAGACAAAGTCAGGGCAATACGTGATTTGCCTCCACCACACACACAGAAGGAAGTACGGGGTTTTCTGGGAAGATTGAACTACATTTCTCGGTTTATCTCACAACTgactgagaaatgtgatcccCTATTCCGTCTCCTAAAAAAGCATAATCCTGGTGTATGGGATGAAGATTGCCAGAAGGCTTTTggcaaaataaaacaatatttgtcTAATCCTCCAGTGTTATCACCACCTAATCCGGATAGGCCATTAATACTGTATCTAACAGTATTTGACAAATCCATGGGGTGCGTGTTGGGCCAACGTGATGAGACAGGGAGAAAGGAAAgggcaatatactatctcagtaagaaattcaccGATTGTGAAGCGAGATATTCAGCtattgagaagttgtgttgtgCTTTGGTTTGGACAACTCGAAGATTACGACAATATATGTTGTATCACACGACATTGctaatttcaaagttagaccccttaaagtatatgatggagtcgacTGCTTTGAATGGGAGGATGGCTAGATGGCAGATCTTGctttctgaatttgacatagtgtaTGTGAGTCAGAAGGCTGTGAAAGGGAGCGCAAAAGCTGACTTTTTAGCTAGCAGAGCCTTGGTGGATTAtgagcctttgaactttgatttcccaaatgaggatTTAATGTACGTGGCAACCACTGAAGAAAATTCCCAAATGGATCAGGTGtggaagttaaattttgatggagccTCAAATGCTGTGGGTAATAGAATTGGGGCAGTCCTAATATCTCCaagtggagatcattatcctttcgCTAGCAAactggattttgattgcacaaataatatggcAGAGTATGAAGCATGCATTATGGGTGTTCGTGCAGCCAATGAGCGTAAAATCAAAGTGTTAGAAGTGTATGGGGATTCTGTACTGGTGATATATCAACTCAAAGGAGAATGGGAGACAAGGGACTCTAAACTGATCAGTTATCGAAAGATGGTTCTTGAATTGATGGATGAGTTTGATGACGTTACTTTTTATTATCTTCCACGAGATGAGAATCAAATGGCTGATGCGTTGGCTACCTTAGCCTCCCTAATCCGAGTGAATAGGTTAGAGGATATGAAGCCTATTCAGATAAGTATTTCTGAGGCCCCGGCTCATTGTTATAATGTTGAGGAGGAGGAAAAGGATGATCATCCCTGGTATTTGAATATATTGCGATATATAAAGAATCGTGAGTATCCAGATCAtgcaacggagaatgataaaAGAGCACTGATAAGATTGGCTATTGACTATGTTCTAGATGGGGAAATCCTGTACAAAAAAAGGAAGGATCAAGTACTGCTAAGATGTGTAGACGCAGTAGAAGCTAGAAAAATtctagaagaagtccatgaaggTATTTGTGGAACACATGCAAATGGATTCACAATGGCCAggcagatcatgagatttgggtatTATTGGTCTACTTtggaaagagattgcatcaGCTATGctaagaagtgccataaatgccaaatttatggtgatAAAATACATGCACCTCCTTCActtcttcat gctgcttcatatgcaaataTCACGAAGTCAGCtgttagcaaattcttgaaaaaggaaatCATATGTCGATACGGAATGCCTGAGAGGATCATATCTGATAATGCGCTGAATTTAAACAATAGTGCAATAGCGGAG ATGACCGAGACTTACAGGGATTGgaatgagaaattaccatttgctcTCTTTGCTTATAGAACATCTGTCAGGACGTcgactggggcaacacctttctctttggtttatggCATGGAAGCAGTTCTAcctattaaaatagaaattccttctctccgagtATTATCTGAGTTGAAATTGGATGAGGCAGATTGGGTTCAATCTCGTTACGATCAATTGAACTTAATTGAAGGGAAAAGGCTAAAAGTCATTCAAAGATGGTCGATGTATCAAAAGCGGATGATGCGGGCCTACAACAAAAaagttcgtcccagagaatttaaTGAGGGGGAgctg TTGCGATGGAGCGAtgaagaaatcaatcctatctcccggGTTACGGCGAGTGGATTAACAtccgaatcttatctttccgaGGTTACTGAGCGATCGCATCCGATCTTATCTCCCGAAGTTGCGATAGAGCGGATTAACATCCAGATCTTATCTTTACGAGGTTGCGAGAGCGATCGCATCCGATCTTATTTCTCCGAAATTACAGGAAACAGCGtaagaaatcaatcctatctcccggTTGCGATGGAGCGGATTAACATCCAGATCTTATCTTTCCGAGGTTGCGAGAGCGATCGCATCCGATCTTATTTCTCCGGGTTACAGAGAACAGCGAAGAAATTAATCCTATCTCACCGGGTTACAATGAGTGGATTAACATCCGATCTTATCTTTCCGAGGTTGCGAGAGCGATCGCATCCGATCTTATTTCTCCGAAGTTGCGGGAATCGGCgaagaaatcaatcctatctccccggtTGCGGCGAGTGGATTAACATccagatcttatctttctga
- the LOC128035513 gene encoding tropomyosin-2-like — translation MRTRAWKDLSERREEIREERNKSDRWERKFQEVQARNEALEKSLSESQKEKGKLKDRVVELEGSLRQHRSRNSVIELKASLSKIEEMKGKIKELEAALQSCEGRIKHLEAKEGRQNEQLHYFQDQVRNRDHIMGEAVVQIREVADHLQTLAVQADTLSVKYELESDRGQELASLLKRINVLSVRAKPYL, via the coding sequence ATGAGAACTAGGGCTTGGAAAGACTTGAGCGAAAGGCGTGAAGAAATTCGAGAGGAAAGAAACAAGTCAGACCGGTGGGAAAGAAAATTCCAAGAAGTCCAAGCACGAAATGAAGCCTTGGAGAAGAGCTTGTCAGAgagtcaaaaagaaaaaggaaaactaaaGGACAGAGTCGTTGAGTTAGAAGGGTCTCTCCGTCAACACAGAAGTCGAAATTCTGTAATAGAGCTGAAAGCAAGTCtgagcaagattgaagaaatgaagggtaaaataaaagagttgGAAGCAGCATTACAAAGTTGTGAGGGTCGGATTAAGCATCTAGAGGCAAAGGAAGGTCGTCAGAATGAGCAGCTTCATTATTTCCAGGATCAAGTCAGAAATAGGGATCACATTATGGGAGAAGCTGTTGTGCAGATTCGTGAAGTGGCAGATCACTTGCAAACTTTGGCGGTACAAGCTGACACGTTGAGCGTAAAGTACGAGCTAGAGTCAGATCGAGGACAAGAGTTGGCATCGTTGCTTAAAAGGATTAATGTCTTAAGTGTTAGGGCAAAGCCATATTTGTAA